A genome region from Trachemys scripta elegans isolate TJP31775 chromosome 2, CAS_Tse_1.0, whole genome shotgun sequence includes the following:
- the LOC117872472 gene encoding C-C chemokine receptor type 8-like: MTLTSPFPNTTEYNYVYDEGTSPCSEGNGFSRFKSLFLPIVYCLVFVFCLVGNALVICVLLTRKKVTTMTDVCLLNLAISDLLFVVPLPFQAHYASEEWIFGNAVCKMMAGIYYIGFYSSIFFITLMSIDRYIAVVHAVYAMRVRTATCGIMISLLLWMTAGLVAIPHMAFNQEVKIEQSRECVPKYPPGQETWRFFIQFEVNILGLLIPLSILIYCYSHILKNLKSCKNRNKIKAIKLIFIIVVVFFLFWAPFNIVLFLDSLQNLHVINDCETSQRLALALQLTESISFIHCCLNPVIYAFAGEMFKAHLKKMFQTCSRRISSSNSANHSHSWPTQVLGYSDSDRVL, encoded by the coding sequence ATGACTCTTACAAGCCCTTTCCCAAACACCACAGAATATAACTATGTGTATGATGAAGGTACCTCTCCTTGCAGTGAAGGCAATGGTTTCAGCAGGTTCAAATCACTGTTTCTTCCAATAGTTTACTGCCTTGTGTTTGTCTTCTGCCTAGTAGGAAATGCCTTGGTCATATGTGTACTCTTGACCAGGAAGAAAGTCACCACCATGACTGATGTATGCTTGCTCAACCTTGCAATCTCTGACCTGCTCTTTGTTGTCCCCCTCCCATTTCAAGCTCACTATGCTTCAGAAGAATGGATTTTCGGAAATGCAGTGTGTAAAATGATGGCAGGAATTTATTACATAGGCTTTTACAGTAGCATTTTCTTTATAACCCTCATGAGCATAGACAGGTACATAGCAGTCGTTCATGCTGTCTATGCTATGAGAGTTCGGACAGCCACTTGTGGCATAATGATAAGCTTACTCCTGTGGATGACGGCTGGTCTGGTTGCCATACCACATATGGCGTTTAACCAAGAAGTGAAAATTGAACAGTCTCGCGAGTGTGTCCCCAAATATCCTCCAGGCCAAGAGACCTGGCGATTTTTCATTCAGTTTGAAGTCAACATCTTGGGCCTTTTGATCCCGCTCAGCATCCTCATTTACTGCTACTCCCACATCCTGAAAAATCTGAAGAGCTGCAAAAACCGGAACAAGATCAAAGCCATCAAGCTGATTTTCATCATCGTGGTcgtcttttttcttttctgggcTCCCTTCAACATTGTGCTTTTTCTAGACTCTCTGCAGAACTTGCACGTCATCAACGACTGCGAGACGAGCCAAAggcttgcactggccctgcagctGACCGAATCAATCTCCTTCATCCACTGCTGCCTGAACCCCGTGATCTATGCTTTTGCTGGCGAGATGTTTAAAGCTCACCTTAAAAAAATGTTCCAAACCTGCAGTCGTCGCATTTCTAGTAGCAATTCAGCCAATCATTCTCACTCCTGGCCCACTCAAGTATTAGGCTATTCTGATAGTGACAGAGTTCTGTAA